One Mercurialis annua linkage group LG3, ddMerAnnu1.2, whole genome shotgun sequence DNA window includes the following coding sequences:
- the LOC126673590 gene encoding uncharacterized protein LOC126673590 isoform X2, whose product MDASGLGGQFLSSPVGGLLDLESPILRHQPTQMGRPSLAHQRHMNLIGGLDNNDHQPIGLLEVKDSVPKGYSTSFSNGKAVNHFSTANDSNLSEDDEPEDGNGENSSGAKGMKGSPWQRMKWTDNVVRLLIVVVACVGDDGALEGVEGLKRKSGILQKKGKWKTVSKIMISKGCHVSPQQCEDKFNDLNKRYKRLNDILGRGTSCRVVENPALMDSMVQLSAKAKDDVRKILSSKHLFYKEMCAYHNGQRIPNCQDIDIQGCLLPLERCSRDNHGSEEEEAEGHDESDEDESDNEDDDDEANEDGERNKVNEENGHVWSRSGGLSSFEAEMAEIFQNPAVSLSEKREWIKKQNLQLLEQRVSIQAQAFELDKQRFKWLRYCSKKDKEFERLRLENERIRLENEQSVLQLKQKQLEMDFRSSESSRNPNSLDINRLQGRDQTDSGRHQLLI is encoded by the coding sequence ATGGATGCTTCAGGATTAGGGGGTCAGTTTTTATCAAGTCCAGTAGGTGGATTATTAGACCTCGAGTCACCGATTCTTCGACACCAGCCAACCCAGATGGGTCGTCCCTCGTTAGCCCATCAACGTCACATGAATTTGATCGGCGGCCTAGATAATAATGATCATCAACCTATTGGGCTACTGGAAGTGAAAGATTCTGTCCCGAAAGGATATTCCACAAGTTTTAGTAATGGGAAAGCGGTTAACCACTTTAGTACTGCAAATGATAGTAATCTGAGTGAAGATGATGAACCAGAAGATGGAAATGGTGAGAATTCTAGTGGGGCTAAGGGTATGAAGGGATCGCCGTGGCAGCGGATGAAATGGACGGATAATGTGGTTAGGCTTCTTATAGTAGTGGTCGCTTGTGTGGGTGATGATGGTGCATTGGAGGGTGTCGAGGGACTTAAAAGGAAATCTGGAATTTTGCAGAAGAAGGGTAAGTGGAAAACAGTATCAAAGATAATGATCAGTAAGGGTTGTCATGTTTCACCGCAACAATGTGAGGATAAGTTTAATGATTTGAATAAGAGGTACAAGAGGTTGAATGATATTCTTGGAAGGGGAACTAGTTGCAGAGTAGTGGAGAACCCGGCTCTTATGGACTCGATGGTCCAGCTTTCTGCTAAGGCAAAAGATGATGTTAGGAAGATATTGAGCTCAAAGCATTTGTTTTATAAGGAAATGTGTGCTTACCATAACGGGCAAAGGATACCCAATTGCCAAGATATTGATATACAAGGCTGTTTGTTGCCTCTTGAAAGGTGCTCAAGAGATAATCATGGCTCAGAGGAGGAGGAAGCTGAGGGACACGATGAGAGTGATGAGGATGAATCAGAtaatgaagatgatgatgatgaggcTAATGAGGATGGTGAAAGGAATAAAGTAAATGAAGAGAATGGCCATGTTTGGTCTCGATCAGGTGGACTTTCCAGCTTTGAGGCTGAAATGGCTGAGATTTTTCAAAATCCTGCAGTATCATTGTCGGAGAAAAGGGAGTGgataaagaaacaaaatttgCAGCTCCTGGAGCAAAGAGTTAGCATCCAGGCTCAAGCTTTTGAGCTCGACAAGCAACGGTTCAAGTGGTTAAGATACTGCAGCAAGAAAGATAAAGAATTCGAGAGATTGAGGCTGGAAAACGAGAGAATCAGACTAGAGAATGAGCAAAGTGTATTGCAACTGAAGCAGAAGCAACTGGAAATGGATTTTCGGAGCTCAGAATCATCTCGCAATCCCAATTCCCTTGACATCAACAGATTGCAAGGAAGAGATCAAACTGATTCGGGTAGGCATCAATTACTTATTTAA
- the LOC126673741 gene encoding copper-transporting ATPase HMA4-like isoform X1: MTSDIISSLRYQIPSGKMEDYGKDELKVPLLDQPLDGVAITVPEQKDKGSNKNVRTIKLKIGEIKCTSCATSVESVLDQLNGVERVVVSPLDGHAAVSYIPELVTAQNIKETIEAAGFPVDEFPEQEISVCRLRIKGMACTSCSESIERALLMTNGVKKAVVGLALEEAKVHFDPNITDIDQIVEAVEDAGFGADIISSGNDVNKVHLKLEGINSSEDANAVKFSLESALGVNHVEMDHAEHKVTVSYDPKLTGPRSLIQCIEKASAGPNNYQANLYVPPRRRETEQWQEIRTYRSQFFLSCLFSFPVFLFSMVLPMLHPYGNWLEYRIHNMLTLGMFLRWIFCTPVQFIVGRRFYIGSYHALRRKSANMDVLVALGTNAAYFYSVYIVIKAVTSDKFEGQDFFETSAMLISFILLGKYLEVLARGKTSDALAKLTELPPDTAHLLTLDTDGNVISEMDISTELIERGDIIKILPGEKVPVDGTVTDGQSHVNESMITGEAIPVAKKPGDKVIGGTMNENGCLLVKATHVGSETALSQIVQLVEAAQLARAPVQKLADQISKFFVPTVVIAAFITWLGWFIPGEAGLYPRHWIPKAMDGFELALQFGISVLVVACPCALGLATPTAVMVATGKGASQGVLIKGGNALEKAHKVKTVIFDKTGTLTIGKPVVVSAVLFSSFSMEEFCDIVNVAEANSEHPIAKAVVDHAKKLRHRMGSTTEQHITEAKDFEVHTGAGVSGTVGDRTVLVGNKRLMRDWNVTVEPEAEKYISENEQLARSCVLVAIDGRLAGAFAVTDPVKPEAKRVVAYLNSMGISVIMVTGDNWATAAAIAKEVGIEKVFAETDPMGKADRIKDLQGKGMTVAMVGDGINDSPALAAADVGMAIGAGTDVAIEAADIVLIKSNLEDVVTAIDLSRKTISRIRLNYVWALGYNILGMPIAAGVLYPFTGIRLPPWLAGACMAASSISVVCSSLLLQSYKKPLHVRD; this comes from the exons ATGACCTCTGACATTATCTCTTCCCTGCGCTATCAGATTCCT AGCGGTAAAATGGAAGATTATGGGAAGGACGAGCTTAAGGTACCTCTACTGGATCAGCCTTTGGATGGTGTAGCAATTACTGTTCCTGAACAGAAGGATAAGGGAAGTAATAAGAATGTTAGAACAATTAAGCTTAAAATTGGGGAAATTAAGTGTACCTCGTGTGCGACGTCTGTAGAATCTGTGCTTGATCAGCTTAATGGAGTTGAGAGGGTTGTAGTGTCGCCTCTTGATGGCCATGCTGCTGTCTCTTACATACCGGAGCTTGTTACT GCTCAAAATATTAAGGAAACTATAGAGGCTGCTGGTTTTCCAGTTGATGAGTTTCCGGAACAAGAGATATCAGTATGTCGGCTGAGGATTAAGGGAATGGCATGTACGAGCTGCTCGGAGTCTATTGAACGTGCTCTCCTTATGACTAATGGAGTTAAAAAAGCAGTGGTTGGTCTTGCTCTTGAAGAAGCAAAGGTCCACTTTGACCCAAATATCACAGATATAGATCAGATCGTGGAAGCAGTTGAGGATGCTGGCTTTGGAGCTGATATCATTAGTTCTGGGAATGATGTAAATAAAGTGCATCTAAAACTTGAAGGTATCAACTCTTCGGAAGATGCTAATGCTGTTAAATTTTCCCTCGAGTCAGCATTGGGTGTGAATCATGTTGAAATGGATCATGCAGAGCATAAGGTAACAGTTAGCTATGATCCAAAACTTACGGGTCCGAGATCCCTTATACAATGCATTGAAAAAGCTTCTGCAGGTCCTAACAATTACCAAGCAAATTTATATGTGCCTCCAAGGCGAAGAGAAACAGAACAGTGGCAAGAAATTCGAACTTACAGAAGCCAATTTTTCTTGAGCTGCCTTTTCTCATTTCCAGTGTTTCTATTTTCCATGGTACTTCCTATGCTTCATCCATATGGTAATTGGCTAGAGTACAGGATTCATAACATGCTGACTCTGGGCATGTTTCTTAGGTGGATCTTCTGCACACCTGTGCAGTTTATTGTTGGCCGAAG GTTTTATATCGGATCATATCACGCATTGCGGCGGAAATCTGCCAATATGGATGTATTGGTTGCATTAGGCACTAATGCTGCTTATTTTTATTCTGTGTACATAGTGATCAAAGCAGTGACTTCCGATAAATTTGAAGGGCAAGATTTCTTTGAGACAAGTGCCATGCTGATATCATTTATTCTTTTGGGGAAGTATTTGGAGGTTCTTGCTAGAGGGAAAACATCAGATGCTTTAGCGAAGTTGACAGAACTTCCTCCTGACACAGCTCATCTGCTAACTCTGGACACCGATGGAAATGTTATCTCTGAGATGGATATTAGCACTGAACTCATAGAAAGGGGtgatataataaaaattcttcCAGGGGAAAAAGTTCCTGTTGATGGAACTGTCACAGATGGTCAAAGCCATGTGAATGAAAGTATGATTACCGGAGAAGCAATACCCGTTGCTAAAAAACCTGGTGACAAG GTAATTGGCGGGACTATGAATGAGAACGGATGCTTACTGGTTAAGGCTACTCATGTTGGGTCTGAGACTGCACTTTCCCAAATTGTTCAACTTGTGGAAGCTGCTCAGCTTGCCAGGGCCCCAGTGCAGAAACTAGCAGACCAAATCTCCAAGTTCTTTGTTCCCACA GTCGTTATTGCAGCCTTTATAACATGGCTGGGATGGTTTATTCCTGGAGAAGCTGGTCTTTACCCTAGACATTGGATACCGAAAGCCATGGATGGTTTTGAGCTTGCGTTGCAGTTTGGCATTTCAGTACTAGTGGTTGCATGTCCCTGTGCTCTAGGGCTAGCAACACCAACAGCTGTCATGGTTGCCACAGGCAAGGGTGCTTCTCAAGGTGTACTTATCAAAGGCGGAAATGCCCTGGAAAAAGCACACAAG GTGAAAACTGTTATTTTTGACAAGACGGGGACATTAACTATTGGAAAACCAGTAGTCGTTAGTGCCGTGCTCTTTTCCAGCTTCTCAATGGAGGAATTTTGTGACATAGTTAATGTTGCCGAG GCTAACAGTGAACATCCAATAGCAAAAGCGGTGGTGGACCATGCTAAGAAACTACGCCATAGGATGGGGTCTACAACAGAACAACATATTACAGAAGCTAAGGACTTTGAGGTGCACACTGGTGCTGGGGTGAGTGGAACAGTGGGTGACAGAACAGTTTTGGTTGGGAATAAGAGGCTCATGCGGGATTGGAACGTCACAGTAGAACCCGAAGCTGAGAAGTACATTTCAGAAAATGAGCAGTTGGCTAGATCATGTGTTCTTGTTGCTATTGATGGAAGACTTGCAGGAGCATTTGCTGTAACTGATCCAGTAAAGCCAGAGGCCAAGCGCGTCGTCGCTTATCTTAATTCCATGGGAATCTCAGTCATCATGGTTACTGGTGATAACTGGGCTACAGCAGCTGCCATTGCGAAGGAGGTAGGAATTGAAAAGGTGTTTGCCGAGACAGATCCAATGGGAAAGGCTGATAGGATCAAAGACTTACAG GGTAAAGGCATGACTGTTGCAATGGTGGGAGATGGAATAAATGATTCGCCGGCCTTAGCTGCAGCTGATGTTGGCATGGCGATCGGTGCAGGCACTGACGTGGCAATAGAAGCAGCTGATATAGTTCTAATAAAAAGCAACTTAGAAGATGTAGTTACGGCCATAGATCTATCTAGGAAGACCATTTCACGGATTAGGCTAAATTACGTATGGGCCCTTGGTTATAACATTCTAGGCATGCCTATTGCCGCCGGAGTCTTGTACCCATTCACCGGAATCCGGCTGCCACCGTGGCTTGCTGGTGCATGCATGGCTGCGTCATCGATTAGTGTTGTTTGTTCTTCACTATTATTGCAGTCTTATAAGAAACCTTTGCATGTTAGAGATTAA
- the LOC126673590 gene encoding uncharacterized protein LOC126673590 isoform X3, translated as MDASGLGGQFLSSPVGGLLDLESPILRHQPTQMGRPSLAHQRHMNLIGGLDNNDHQPIGLLEVKDSVPKGYSTSFSNGKAVNHFSTANDSNLSEDDEPEDGNGENSSGAKGMKGSPWQRMKWTDNVVRLLIVVVACVGDDGALEGVEGLKRKSGILQKKGKWKTVSKIMISKGCHVSPQQCEDKFNDLNKRYKRLNDILGRGTSCRVVENPALMDSMVQLSAKAKDDVRKILSSKHLFYKEMCAYHNGQRIPNCQDIDIQGCLLPLERCSRDNHGSEEEEAEGHDESDEDESDNEDDDDEANEDGERNKVNEENGHVWSRSGGLSSFEAEMAEIFQNPAVSLSEKREWIKKQNLQLLEQRVSIQAQAFELDKQRFKWLRYCSKKDKEFERLRLENERIRLENEQSVLQLKQKQLEMDFRSSESSRNPNSLDINRLQGRDQTDSES; from the exons ATGGATGCTTCAGGATTAGGGGGTCAGTTTTTATCAAGTCCAGTAGGTGGATTATTAGACCTCGAGTCACCGATTCTTCGACACCAGCCAACCCAGATGGGTCGTCCCTCGTTAGCCCATCAACGTCACATGAATTTGATCGGCGGCCTAGATAATAATGATCATCAACCTATTGGGCTACTGGAAGTGAAAGATTCTGTCCCGAAAGGATATTCCACAAGTTTTAGTAATGGGAAAGCGGTTAACCACTTTAGTACTGCAAATGATAGTAATCTGAGTGAAGATGATGAACCAGAAGATGGAAATGGTGAGAATTCTAGTGGGGCTAAGGGTATGAAGGGATCGCCGTGGCAGCGGATGAAATGGACGGATAATGTGGTTAGGCTTCTTATAGTAGTGGTCGCTTGTGTGGGTGATGATGGTGCATTGGAGGGTGTCGAGGGACTTAAAAGGAAATCTGGAATTTTGCAGAAGAAGGGTAAGTGGAAAACAGTATCAAAGATAATGATCAGTAAGGGTTGTCATGTTTCACCGCAACAATGTGAGGATAAGTTTAATGATTTGAATAAGAGGTACAAGAGGTTGAATGATATTCTTGGAAGGGGAACTAGTTGCAGAGTAGTGGAGAACCCGGCTCTTATGGACTCGATGGTCCAGCTTTCTGCTAAGGCAAAAGATGATGTTAGGAAGATATTGAGCTCAAAGCATTTGTTTTATAAGGAAATGTGTGCTTACCATAACGGGCAAAGGATACCCAATTGCCAAGATATTGATATACAAGGCTGTTTGTTGCCTCTTGAAAGGTGCTCAAGAGATAATCATGGCTCAGAGGAGGAGGAAGCTGAGGGACACGATGAGAGTGATGAGGATGAATCAGAtaatgaagatgatgatgatgaggcTAATGAGGATGGTGAAAGGAATAAAGTAAATGAAGAGAATGGCCATGTTTGGTCTCGATCAGGTGGACTTTCCAGCTTTGAGGCTGAAATGGCTGAGATTTTTCAAAATCCTGCAGTATCATTGTCGGAGAAAAGGGAGTGgataaagaaacaaaatttgCAGCTCCTGGAGCAAAGAGTTAGCATCCAGGCTCAAGCTTTTGAGCTCGACAAGCAACGGTTCAAGTGGTTAAGATACTGCAGCAAGAAAGATAAAGAATTCGAGAGATTGAGGCTGGAAAACGAGAGAATCAGACTAGAGAATGAGCAAAGTGTATTGCAACTGAAGCAGAAGCAACTGGAAATGGATTTTCGGAGCTCAGAATCATCTCGCAATCCCAATTCCCTTGACATCAACAGATTGCAAGGAAGAGATCAAACTGATTCGG AATCTTAG
- the LOC126673741 gene encoding copper-transporting ATPase HMA4-like isoform X2, which yields MEDYGKDELKVPLLDQPLDGVAITVPEQKDKGSNKNVRTIKLKIGEIKCTSCATSVESVLDQLNGVERVVVSPLDGHAAVSYIPELVTAQNIKETIEAAGFPVDEFPEQEISVCRLRIKGMACTSCSESIERALLMTNGVKKAVVGLALEEAKVHFDPNITDIDQIVEAVEDAGFGADIISSGNDVNKVHLKLEGINSSEDANAVKFSLESALGVNHVEMDHAEHKVTVSYDPKLTGPRSLIQCIEKASAGPNNYQANLYVPPRRRETEQWQEIRTYRSQFFLSCLFSFPVFLFSMVLPMLHPYGNWLEYRIHNMLTLGMFLRWIFCTPVQFIVGRRFYIGSYHALRRKSANMDVLVALGTNAAYFYSVYIVIKAVTSDKFEGQDFFETSAMLISFILLGKYLEVLARGKTSDALAKLTELPPDTAHLLTLDTDGNVISEMDISTELIERGDIIKILPGEKVPVDGTVTDGQSHVNESMITGEAIPVAKKPGDKVIGGTMNENGCLLVKATHVGSETALSQIVQLVEAAQLARAPVQKLADQISKFFVPTVVIAAFITWLGWFIPGEAGLYPRHWIPKAMDGFELALQFGISVLVVACPCALGLATPTAVMVATGKGASQGVLIKGGNALEKAHKVKTVIFDKTGTLTIGKPVVVSAVLFSSFSMEEFCDIVNVAEANSEHPIAKAVVDHAKKLRHRMGSTTEQHITEAKDFEVHTGAGVSGTVGDRTVLVGNKRLMRDWNVTVEPEAEKYISENEQLARSCVLVAIDGRLAGAFAVTDPVKPEAKRVVAYLNSMGISVIMVTGDNWATAAAIAKEVGIEKVFAETDPMGKADRIKDLQGKGMTVAMVGDGINDSPALAAADVGMAIGAGTDVAIEAADIVLIKSNLEDVVTAIDLSRKTISRIRLNYVWALGYNILGMPIAAGVLYPFTGIRLPPWLAGACMAASSISVVCSSLLLQSYKKPLHVRD from the exons ATGGAAGATTATGGGAAGGACGAGCTTAAGGTACCTCTACTGGATCAGCCTTTGGATGGTGTAGCAATTACTGTTCCTGAACAGAAGGATAAGGGAAGTAATAAGAATGTTAGAACAATTAAGCTTAAAATTGGGGAAATTAAGTGTACCTCGTGTGCGACGTCTGTAGAATCTGTGCTTGATCAGCTTAATGGAGTTGAGAGGGTTGTAGTGTCGCCTCTTGATGGCCATGCTGCTGTCTCTTACATACCGGAGCTTGTTACT GCTCAAAATATTAAGGAAACTATAGAGGCTGCTGGTTTTCCAGTTGATGAGTTTCCGGAACAAGAGATATCAGTATGTCGGCTGAGGATTAAGGGAATGGCATGTACGAGCTGCTCGGAGTCTATTGAACGTGCTCTCCTTATGACTAATGGAGTTAAAAAAGCAGTGGTTGGTCTTGCTCTTGAAGAAGCAAAGGTCCACTTTGACCCAAATATCACAGATATAGATCAGATCGTGGAAGCAGTTGAGGATGCTGGCTTTGGAGCTGATATCATTAGTTCTGGGAATGATGTAAATAAAGTGCATCTAAAACTTGAAGGTATCAACTCTTCGGAAGATGCTAATGCTGTTAAATTTTCCCTCGAGTCAGCATTGGGTGTGAATCATGTTGAAATGGATCATGCAGAGCATAAGGTAACAGTTAGCTATGATCCAAAACTTACGGGTCCGAGATCCCTTATACAATGCATTGAAAAAGCTTCTGCAGGTCCTAACAATTACCAAGCAAATTTATATGTGCCTCCAAGGCGAAGAGAAACAGAACAGTGGCAAGAAATTCGAACTTACAGAAGCCAATTTTTCTTGAGCTGCCTTTTCTCATTTCCAGTGTTTCTATTTTCCATGGTACTTCCTATGCTTCATCCATATGGTAATTGGCTAGAGTACAGGATTCATAACATGCTGACTCTGGGCATGTTTCTTAGGTGGATCTTCTGCACACCTGTGCAGTTTATTGTTGGCCGAAG GTTTTATATCGGATCATATCACGCATTGCGGCGGAAATCTGCCAATATGGATGTATTGGTTGCATTAGGCACTAATGCTGCTTATTTTTATTCTGTGTACATAGTGATCAAAGCAGTGACTTCCGATAAATTTGAAGGGCAAGATTTCTTTGAGACAAGTGCCATGCTGATATCATTTATTCTTTTGGGGAAGTATTTGGAGGTTCTTGCTAGAGGGAAAACATCAGATGCTTTAGCGAAGTTGACAGAACTTCCTCCTGACACAGCTCATCTGCTAACTCTGGACACCGATGGAAATGTTATCTCTGAGATGGATATTAGCACTGAACTCATAGAAAGGGGtgatataataaaaattcttcCAGGGGAAAAAGTTCCTGTTGATGGAACTGTCACAGATGGTCAAAGCCATGTGAATGAAAGTATGATTACCGGAGAAGCAATACCCGTTGCTAAAAAACCTGGTGACAAG GTAATTGGCGGGACTATGAATGAGAACGGATGCTTACTGGTTAAGGCTACTCATGTTGGGTCTGAGACTGCACTTTCCCAAATTGTTCAACTTGTGGAAGCTGCTCAGCTTGCCAGGGCCCCAGTGCAGAAACTAGCAGACCAAATCTCCAAGTTCTTTGTTCCCACA GTCGTTATTGCAGCCTTTATAACATGGCTGGGATGGTTTATTCCTGGAGAAGCTGGTCTTTACCCTAGACATTGGATACCGAAAGCCATGGATGGTTTTGAGCTTGCGTTGCAGTTTGGCATTTCAGTACTAGTGGTTGCATGTCCCTGTGCTCTAGGGCTAGCAACACCAACAGCTGTCATGGTTGCCACAGGCAAGGGTGCTTCTCAAGGTGTACTTATCAAAGGCGGAAATGCCCTGGAAAAAGCACACAAG GTGAAAACTGTTATTTTTGACAAGACGGGGACATTAACTATTGGAAAACCAGTAGTCGTTAGTGCCGTGCTCTTTTCCAGCTTCTCAATGGAGGAATTTTGTGACATAGTTAATGTTGCCGAG GCTAACAGTGAACATCCAATAGCAAAAGCGGTGGTGGACCATGCTAAGAAACTACGCCATAGGATGGGGTCTACAACAGAACAACATATTACAGAAGCTAAGGACTTTGAGGTGCACACTGGTGCTGGGGTGAGTGGAACAGTGGGTGACAGAACAGTTTTGGTTGGGAATAAGAGGCTCATGCGGGATTGGAACGTCACAGTAGAACCCGAAGCTGAGAAGTACATTTCAGAAAATGAGCAGTTGGCTAGATCATGTGTTCTTGTTGCTATTGATGGAAGACTTGCAGGAGCATTTGCTGTAACTGATCCAGTAAAGCCAGAGGCCAAGCGCGTCGTCGCTTATCTTAATTCCATGGGAATCTCAGTCATCATGGTTACTGGTGATAACTGGGCTACAGCAGCTGCCATTGCGAAGGAGGTAGGAATTGAAAAGGTGTTTGCCGAGACAGATCCAATGGGAAAGGCTGATAGGATCAAAGACTTACAG GGTAAAGGCATGACTGTTGCAATGGTGGGAGATGGAATAAATGATTCGCCGGCCTTAGCTGCAGCTGATGTTGGCATGGCGATCGGTGCAGGCACTGACGTGGCAATAGAAGCAGCTGATATAGTTCTAATAAAAAGCAACTTAGAAGATGTAGTTACGGCCATAGATCTATCTAGGAAGACCATTTCACGGATTAGGCTAAATTACGTATGGGCCCTTGGTTATAACATTCTAGGCATGCCTATTGCCGCCGGAGTCTTGTACCCATTCACCGGAATCCGGCTGCCACCGTGGCTTGCTGGTGCATGCATGGCTGCGTCATCGATTAGTGTTGTTTGTTCTTCACTATTATTGCAGTCTTATAAGAAACCTTTGCATGTTAGAGATTAA
- the LOC126673590 gene encoding uncharacterized protein LOC126673590 isoform X1 gives MDASGLGGQFLSSPVGGLLDLESPILRHQPTQMGRPSLAHQRHMNLIGGLDNNDHQPIGLLEVKDSVPKGYSTSFSNGKAVNHFSTANDSNLSEDDEPEDGNGENSSGAKGMKGSPWQRMKWTDNVVRLLIVVVACVGDDGALEGVEGLKRKSGILQKKGKWKTVSKIMISKGCHVSPQQCEDKFNDLNKRYKRLNDILGRGTSCRVVENPALMDSMVQLSAKAKDDVRKILSSKHLFYKEMCAYHNGQRIPNCQDIDIQGCLLPLERCSRDNHGSEEEEAEGHDESDEDESDNEDDDDEANEDGERNKVNEENGHVWSRSGGLSSFEAEMAEIFQNPAVSLSEKREWIKKQNLQLLEQRVSIQAQAFELDKQRFKWLRYCSKKDKEFERLRLENERIRLENEQSVLQLKQKQLEMDFRSSESSRNPNSLDINRLQGRDQTDSGPSFVFLYWQVRVDRFWSFGD, from the exons ATGGATGCTTCAGGATTAGGGGGTCAGTTTTTATCAAGTCCAGTAGGTGGATTATTAGACCTCGAGTCACCGATTCTTCGACACCAGCCAACCCAGATGGGTCGTCCCTCGTTAGCCCATCAACGTCACATGAATTTGATCGGCGGCCTAGATAATAATGATCATCAACCTATTGGGCTACTGGAAGTGAAAGATTCTGTCCCGAAAGGATATTCCACAAGTTTTAGTAATGGGAAAGCGGTTAACCACTTTAGTACTGCAAATGATAGTAATCTGAGTGAAGATGATGAACCAGAAGATGGAAATGGTGAGAATTCTAGTGGGGCTAAGGGTATGAAGGGATCGCCGTGGCAGCGGATGAAATGGACGGATAATGTGGTTAGGCTTCTTATAGTAGTGGTCGCTTGTGTGGGTGATGATGGTGCATTGGAGGGTGTCGAGGGACTTAAAAGGAAATCTGGAATTTTGCAGAAGAAGGGTAAGTGGAAAACAGTATCAAAGATAATGATCAGTAAGGGTTGTCATGTTTCACCGCAACAATGTGAGGATAAGTTTAATGATTTGAATAAGAGGTACAAGAGGTTGAATGATATTCTTGGAAGGGGAACTAGTTGCAGAGTAGTGGAGAACCCGGCTCTTATGGACTCGATGGTCCAGCTTTCTGCTAAGGCAAAAGATGATGTTAGGAAGATATTGAGCTCAAAGCATTTGTTTTATAAGGAAATGTGTGCTTACCATAACGGGCAAAGGATACCCAATTGCCAAGATATTGATATACAAGGCTGTTTGTTGCCTCTTGAAAGGTGCTCAAGAGATAATCATGGCTCAGAGGAGGAGGAAGCTGAGGGACACGATGAGAGTGATGAGGATGAATCAGAtaatgaagatgatgatgatgaggcTAATGAGGATGGTGAAAGGAATAAAGTAAATGAAGAGAATGGCCATGTTTGGTCTCGATCAGGTGGACTTTCCAGCTTTGAGGCTGAAATGGCTGAGATTTTTCAAAATCCTGCAGTATCATTGTCGGAGAAAAGGGAGTGgataaagaaacaaaatttgCAGCTCCTGGAGCAAAGAGTTAGCATCCAGGCTCAAGCTTTTGAGCTCGACAAGCAACGGTTCAAGTGGTTAAGATACTGCAGCAAGAAAGATAAAGAATTCGAGAGATTGAGGCTGGAAAACGAGAGAATCAGACTAGAGAATGAGCAAAGTGTATTGCAACTGAAGCAGAAGCAACTGGAAATGGATTTTCGGAGCTCAGAATCATCTCGCAATCCCAATTCCCTTGACATCAACAGATTGCAAGGAAGAGATCAAACTGATTCGG GCCCAAGCTTTGTTTTCTTGTATTGGCAAGTTCGAGTTGATAGGTTTTGGTCCTTTGGAGACTGA